A genomic segment from Streptomyces sp. NBC_00654 encodes:
- a CDS encoding DJ-1/PfpI family protein, with translation MTGKTVHLAVYDTFADWETGHTTAHLARNGYTVRTVAAGTEPVTTMGGMRVLPDLTLDALRPEDSALLILTGADLWDSGDTLAPFAAKARAFLAAGVPVAAICGATAGLAREGLLDDRAHTSAVSFYLDATGYGGGERYVDTDAVTDGGLLVTAGPTEPVAFAREVFALLGVYEPKKLDAWYRLFHDSDVSAFEVLEG, from the coding sequence ATGACCGGCAAGACCGTTCACCTGGCCGTCTACGACACGTTCGCCGACTGGGAGACCGGGCACACCACCGCCCATCTCGCCCGGAACGGCTACACCGTGCGGACCGTGGCGGCGGGCACCGAGCCCGTCACCACCATGGGTGGCATGCGGGTCCTGCCCGACCTGACGCTCGACGCCCTCAGGCCCGAGGACAGCGCGTTGCTCATCCTCACCGGGGCCGACCTCTGGGACTCCGGGGACACCCTGGCCCCGTTCGCCGCCAAGGCCCGCGCCTTCCTCGCGGCGGGGGTGCCGGTCGCGGCGATCTGCGGAGCGACGGCCGGACTGGCCCGCGAAGGGCTGCTCGACGACCGGGCGCACACCAGCGCGGTCTCCTTCTACCTCGACGCCACGGGGTACGGAGGCGGCGAGCGGTACGTGGACACCGACGCGGTCACGGACGGCGGCCTGCTCGTGACGGCCGGACCGACGGAGCCGGTGGCCTTCGCACGGGAGGTTTTCGCCCTGCTCGGGGTGTACGAGCCGAAGAAGCTGGACGCCTGGTACCGGCTGTTCCACGACTCGGACGTGAGCGCGTTCGAGGTGCTGGAGGGATGA
- a CDS encoding aspartate aminotransferase family protein — MTPHAPHVPFIDSAAGAAVKAADRAHVFHSWSAQGLIDPLAVAGAEGAYFWDYDGNRYLDFTSGLVYTNIGYQHPTVVAAIQEQAGKLATFAPAFAIEARSEAARLIAERTPGDLDKIFFTNGGAEAVENAVRMARLHTGRTKVLSAYRSYHGATSTAINLTGDPRRWPSDTGSAGVVRFWAPFLYRSPFHAGTEAEECARALQHLEDTLAFEGPATIAAIILETIPGTAGIMTPPPGYLAGVREICDRYGIVFVLDEVMAGFGRTGKWFAADHYDVVPDLMTFAKGVNSGYVPLGGVAINAEIAATFDTRPYPGGLTYSGHPLACAAAVATIHVMEDEKVIENAAHIGETVLGPGLRELAERHPSVGEVRGLGAFWALDLVRNKETREPLVPYNAAGEANAPMAAFGAAAKKHGLWPFINMNRTHAVPACNVTEAEAKEGLAALDAALAVADEHTA; from the coding sequence ATGACCCCTCATGCCCCTCATGTCCCGTTCATCGACTCCGCGGCCGGTGCGGCCGTGAAGGCCGCGGACCGCGCGCACGTGTTCCACTCCTGGTCCGCCCAGGGCCTGATCGACCCGCTCGCCGTCGCCGGCGCCGAGGGGGCGTATTTCTGGGACTACGACGGCAACCGCTACCTGGACTTCACCAGCGGCCTCGTCTACACCAACATCGGTTACCAGCACCCGACCGTCGTCGCCGCGATCCAGGAACAGGCGGGCAAGCTCGCCACCTTCGCGCCCGCCTTCGCCATCGAGGCGCGCTCCGAGGCCGCCCGCCTCATCGCCGAGCGCACCCCCGGCGACCTGGACAAGATCTTCTTCACCAACGGCGGTGCCGAGGCCGTCGAGAACGCCGTCCGCATGGCCCGGCTGCACACTGGGCGTACGAAGGTGCTCTCCGCCTACCGCTCGTACCACGGGGCCACCTCCACCGCGATCAACCTCACGGGCGACCCGCGCCGTTGGCCCTCCGACACCGGCTCCGCGGGCGTCGTCCGCTTCTGGGCCCCGTTCCTCTACCGCTCGCCGTTCCACGCCGGGACCGAGGCCGAGGAGTGCGCCCGCGCGCTCCAGCACCTGGAGGACACCCTCGCCTTCGAGGGACCGGCCACCATCGCCGCGATCATCCTGGAGACGATCCCCGGCACGGCCGGGATCATGACCCCGCCGCCCGGCTACCTCGCGGGCGTCCGCGAGATCTGCGACCGGTACGGGATCGTGTTCGTCCTCGACGAGGTCATGGCGGGCTTCGGCCGTACGGGCAAGTGGTTCGCCGCCGACCACTACGACGTGGTGCCGGACCTGATGACCTTCGCCAAGGGCGTCAACTCCGGTTACGTACCGCTCGGAGGCGTCGCCATCAACGCGGAGATCGCCGCCACCTTCGACACCCGCCCCTACCCGGGCGGCCTCACCTACTCCGGCCACCCGCTGGCCTGCGCCGCCGCCGTCGCCACCATCCATGTGATGGAGGACGAGAAGGTCATCGAGAACGCCGCGCACATCGGTGAGACGGTCCTCGGCCCCGGCCTGCGCGAACTGGCCGAGCGCCACCCCTCGGTCGGCGAGGTCCGCGGCCTCGGCGCGTTCTGGGCGCTGGACCTGGTCCGGAACAAGGAGACCCGCGAACCCCTCGTCCCGTACAACGCCGCGGGCGAGGCCAACGCGCCGATGGCGGCCTTCGGCGCCGCCGCCAAGAAGCACGGCCTGTGGCCCTTCATCAACATGAACCGCACCCACGCCGTCCCCGCCTGCAACGTCACCGAGGCCGAGGCCAAGGAAGGGCTCGCTGCCCTGGACGCGGCCCTCGCGGTCGCCGACGAGCACACGGCGTAG
- a CDS encoding GntR family transcriptional regulator: MCASGGVTRSTLRQQIADALRDEVLAGRLTPGREFTVKQIAEQYGVSATPVREALFDLSAQGLLASDQHRGFQVREFTVADYRAMVEARSLVVEGIFRSPGDQVAVRGDGMASIRRRAAEAVRAAKGGDLDVLIGYDLRFWRELGAFVLNPYITDFLSRLRVQAWVFAVHRLRGNEDSGSWLWFGHEELVEAIARDDRDQVHATMRAYYLHALAWADRLAEEESRAGAPDPASSDPDPDPDLVPDPVPASVPDPVPDPASGGTRD, encoded by the coding sequence ATGTGTGCGAGCGGAGGTGTGACCCGCAGTACGTTGCGTCAGCAGATCGCTGACGCACTGCGTGACGAGGTACTGGCGGGACGTCTGACACCGGGGCGGGAGTTCACGGTCAAGCAGATCGCCGAGCAGTACGGCGTTTCCGCGACGCCCGTCCGCGAAGCGCTCTTCGACCTCTCCGCGCAGGGGCTGCTCGCATCCGACCAGCACCGCGGCTTCCAGGTCCGTGAGTTCACCGTCGCCGACTACCGGGCCATGGTGGAAGCGCGCTCCCTCGTCGTGGAGGGCATCTTCCGCAGTCCCGGGGACCAGGTGGCCGTACGCGGCGACGGGATGGCATCGATCCGGCGCCGCGCGGCGGAGGCGGTACGCGCGGCGAAGGGCGGCGACCTCGACGTACTGATCGGGTACGACCTGCGGTTCTGGCGGGAGTTGGGGGCGTTCGTCCTGAACCCGTACATCACCGACTTCCTCAGCAGGCTGCGCGTCCAGGCGTGGGTGTTCGCCGTGCACCGGCTGCGCGGCAACGAGGACAGCGGGAGCTGGCTGTGGTTCGGCCACGAGGAACTGGTCGAGGCGATCGCGCGCGACGACCGCGACCAGGTCCACGCGACGATGCGGGCGTACTACCTGCACGCGCTGGCGTGGGCGGACCGGCTGGCGGAGGAGGAGAGCCGGGCCGGCGCCCCGGACCCCGCCTCGTCCGATCCCGATCCCGATCCCGATCTCGTCCCCGATCCCGTTCCGGCTTCTGTTCCCGATCCCGTCCCCGATCCCGCCTCCGGGGGGACGCGGGACTGA
- a CDS encoding SLATT domain-containing protein: MSQPEMQPEGPPRKETDAGSGGGTGTGRSVPGSGAGPRDLTARAFPLGDWGDPAERLDELYRWVESGALRTADWYLRDRVRKRRCARALRLGTAAGVVAGAALPLLDLTGALDGSAGWGYMSLLLGAACMSCDRYFGLTSGWIRDFATAQAVQRRLQVLQFDWASECVREVLGPTEGTASEAAERCLGVLRRFSEDITELVRSETADWMVEFRAGPAPMGMQSLVTGGGNSRTEPAPGAGRFSMPSVATRPNMPRQRPPESPR, from the coding sequence GTGAGTCAGCCGGAGATGCAGCCCGAGGGGCCGCCCCGCAAGGAGACCGACGCGGGATCCGGTGGAGGTACCGGAACTGGGCGGTCCGTTCCGGGTTCCGGTGCGGGGCCCCGCGACCTGACCGCCCGCGCCTTCCCGCTCGGCGACTGGGGCGATCCCGCCGAGCGTCTCGACGAGCTCTACCGCTGGGTCGAGTCCGGTGCCCTGCGCACCGCCGACTGGTATCTCCGCGACCGGGTCCGGAAGCGGCGCTGCGCCCGCGCGCTGCGGCTCGGCACCGCCGCCGGGGTGGTCGCGGGGGCGGCGCTGCCGCTGCTCGACCTCACGGGCGCGCTGGACGGGTCGGCCGGCTGGGGCTATATGTCGCTGCTGCTGGGCGCCGCCTGCATGTCCTGCGACCGGTACTTCGGTCTGACCTCCGGCTGGATAAGGGATTTCGCGACGGCTCAGGCCGTGCAGCGGCGCCTCCAGGTGCTCCAGTTCGACTGGGCCTCGGAGTGCGTGCGCGAGGTGCTCGGGCCGACCGAGGGCACGGCCAGCGAGGCCGCGGAGCGGTGCCTCGGGGTGCTGCGCCGGTTCTCGGAGGACATCACGGAGCTGGTCCGGTCGGAGACCGCGGACTGGATGGTGGAGTTCCGGGCCGGTCCCGCGCCCATGGGCATGCAGTCCCTGGTGACCGGCGGAGGCAACAGCCGTACGGAGCCGGCGCCGGGGGCGGGGCGGTTCTCGATGCCGTCGGTCGCCACCCGGCCGAACATGCCCCGGCAGCGACCCCCGGAGTCACCCCGCTGA
- a CDS encoding YbaB/EbfC family nucleoid-associated protein: MIPGGGQPNMQQLLQQAQKMQQDLAVAQEELARTEVDGQAGGGLVRATVTGAGELRGLVIDPKAVDPEDTETLADLVVAAVKAANENAQALQQQKLGPLAQGLGGMPGLPF; the protein is encoded by the coding sequence GTGATACCCGGTGGTGGTCAGCCGAATATGCAGCAGCTGCTCCAGCAGGCCCAGAAGATGCAGCAGGACCTTGCCGTGGCCCAGGAGGAACTGGCCAGGACCGAGGTCGACGGCCAGGCGGGCGGCGGCCTGGTGAGGGCCACCGTGACCGGTGCCGGTGAGCTCCGCGGCCTGGTGATCGACCCGAAGGCCGTGGACCCGGAGGACACCGAGACCCTGGCCGACCTCGTGGTCGCCGCGGTGAAGGCGGCCAACGAGAACGCGCAGGCGCTCCAGCAGCAGAAGCTGGGCCCGCTGGCGCAGGGACTGGGCGGCATGCCCGGTCTGCCCTTCTGA
- the recR gene encoding recombination mediator RecR, with amino-acid sequence MYEGVVQDLIDELGRLPGVGPKSAQRIAFHVLQAEPTDVRRLAHALLEVKDKVRFCAVCGNVAQQEQCGICRDPRRDQTVICVVEEPKDVVAIERTREFRGRYHVLGGAISPIEGVGPDDLRIRELLARLADGSITELILATDPNLEGEATATYLARMVKPMGLRVTRLASGLPVGGDLEYADEVTLGRAFEGRRLLDV; translated from the coding sequence TTGTACGAAGGCGTTGTTCAGGACCTCATCGACGAGCTGGGCAGGCTGCCCGGCGTCGGTCCCAAGAGCGCGCAGCGGATCGCCTTCCATGTCCTGCAGGCCGAACCCACCGACGTACGCCGTCTCGCCCATGCCCTCCTGGAGGTCAAGGACAAGGTCCGGTTCTGCGCCGTGTGCGGGAACGTGGCCCAGCAGGAGCAGTGCGGGATCTGCCGGGACCCGCGCCGCGACCAGACGGTCATCTGTGTGGTCGAGGAGCCCAAGGACGTCGTCGCGATCGAGCGGACCCGCGAGTTCCGTGGGCGCTACCACGTCCTGGGCGGCGCGATCAGCCCGATCGAGGGCGTCGGCCCGGACGACCTGCGCATCCGGGAACTGCTGGCCCGGCTCGCGGACGGCTCCATCACGGAGCTGATCCTGGCGACCGACCCCAACCTGGAGGGCGAGGCCACCGCCACGTACCTGGCCCGGATGGTCAAGCCGATGGGGCTCAGGGTGACCCGGCTGGCCAGTGGCCTGCCCGTGGGCGGTGACCTGGAGTACGCCGACGAGGTCACCCTGGGCCGCGCCTTCGAAGGAAGGCGGCTGCTCGATGTCTGA
- a CDS encoding DUF5063 domain-containing protein, giving the protein MSDATLNSVTQDPDDFAVQIADQIKTFIVAVTEVSKVEEPEEAVPVLLLQVSQLLLAGGRLGAYEDVLPDERYEPDLGAEPDADGLRERFAALLEPIDVYSEVFDPYEPRKAPVPHRISDDLADLVTDLGHGLAHYEADRTAEALWWWQFSYFSNWGSTASATLRALQSLIAHIRLNQPLEELDGLDIDQDPGEDDLAEEAGRVMVQEIAGPLGLRPVK; this is encoded by the coding sequence ATGTCTGACGCCACGCTGAACTCCGTCACACAGGACCCGGACGACTTCGCCGTCCAGATCGCGGACCAGATCAAGACGTTCATCGTCGCGGTCACGGAGGTGTCCAAGGTCGAGGAGCCCGAGGAAGCCGTTCCGGTCCTGCTCCTCCAGGTCTCCCAGCTGCTGCTGGCGGGCGGCCGCCTCGGAGCGTACGAGGACGTCCTGCCCGACGAGCGCTACGAGCCGGACCTGGGCGCCGAGCCGGACGCGGACGGCCTGCGCGAGCGCTTCGCGGCCCTCCTGGAGCCGATCGACGTCTACTCCGAGGTCTTCGACCCGTACGAGCCCCGCAAGGCCCCGGTCCCGCACCGCATCTCCGACGACCTGGCCGATCTGGTCACCGACCTCGGCCACGGTCTGGCGCACTACGAGGCCGACCGCACCGCCGAGGCGCTGTGGTGGTGGCAGTTCTCGTACTTCTCCAACTGGGGCTCCACCGCCTCCGCCACCCTGCGCGCCCTCCAGTCCCTGATCGCCCACATCCGCCTCAACCAGCCCCTCGAAGAGCTGGACGGCCTGGACATCGACCAGGACCCGGGCGAGGACGACCTGGCGGAGGAGGCGGGCCGCGTGATGGTGCAGGAGATCGCGGGACCGCTGGGGCTGCGGCCGGTGAAGTAG
- a CDS encoding PaaI family thioesterase has protein sequence MHHLGARISRIAPGRVHIVLPSRPEVTQHNGFIHAGATGAIADTAGGFAAVTLFPDNAEVLTVEYKINLLAPALGDHIEAVGTVLKPGRTLTVCGLEVFAVQDGRRKLVANGQQTLIRVTVPGQ, from the coding sequence ATGCACCACCTCGGCGCACGGATCTCGCGGATCGCGCCGGGGCGCGTGCACATCGTGCTTCCGAGCCGCCCCGAGGTCACCCAGCACAACGGTTTCATCCACGCGGGCGCCACCGGCGCGATCGCGGACACCGCCGGTGGCTTCGCGGCGGTCACCCTGTTCCCGGACAACGCGGAGGTGCTCACGGTCGAGTACAAGATCAACCTCCTCGCACCCGCCCTCGGCGACCACATCGAGGCGGTCGGAACCGTCCTGAAGCCCGGACGCACCCTGACCGTGTGCGGGCTGGAGGTGTTCGCCGTCCAGGACGGCCGGAGGAAACTGGTCGCCAACGGCCAGCAGACCCTGATCCGCGTGACCGTGCCCGGCCAATGA
- a CDS encoding Uma2 family endonuclease — MTPRTTAQPQMSVEEFEELARRAAEFVRLEFISGKVQVKPVPDGNHAEIVKWLQRQCMQHRPELWLYPEQGLKVEAYRKGRARPDSALAPDDYFAGAGEWADPTGVLMAVEVTSHDSDTNRRDRVEKPDGYAAAGIPVYLLIDREACSVTVCTEPEKGTYRSSTTRPFGAVVELPEPVGFTLETEKLKDYAD, encoded by the coding sequence ATGACCCCCAGGACCACCGCTCAGCCCCAGATGTCCGTCGAAGAGTTCGAGGAGCTCGCCCGCCGTGCTGCCGAGTTCGTGCGCCTTGAGTTCATCAGTGGAAAGGTCCAGGTAAAGCCCGTGCCCGACGGGAATCACGCGGAGATCGTCAAGTGGCTCCAGAGGCAGTGCATGCAGCACCGGCCGGAGCTCTGGCTCTACCCCGAACAGGGGCTGAAGGTCGAGGCGTACCGCAAGGGACGGGCCCGGCCCGACAGCGCACTCGCCCCTGATGACTACTTCGCCGGGGCGGGGGAGTGGGCGGACCCCACCGGCGTACTGATGGCGGTCGAGGTCACCTCCCACGACTCCGACACCAACCGGCGCGACCGGGTCGAGAAGCCCGATGGTTATGCGGCGGCCGGTATCCCGGTCTACCTGCTCATCGACCGTGAGGCGTGCTCGGTGACCGTGTGCACCGAGCCGGAGAAGGGGACGTACCGCTCCTCCACCACCCGGCCCTTCGGCGCGGTCGTCGAGCTGCCCGAACCGGTGGGCTTCACGCTGGAGACCGAGAAGCTCAAGGACTACGCGGACTGA
- a CDS encoding aspartate kinase: protein MGLVVQKYGGSSVADAEGIKRVAKRIVDAKKNGNQVVVVVSAMGDTTDELIDLAEQVSPIPAGREFDMLLTAGERISMALLAMAIKNLGHEAQSFTGSQAGVITDSVHNKARIIDVTPGRIRTALDEGNIAIVAGFQGVSQDKKDITTLGRGGSDTTAVALAAALDAEVCEIYTDVDGVFTADPRVVKKARKIDWISFEDMLELAASGSKVLLHRCVEYARRYDIPIHVRSSFSGLRGTWVSNEPQGDQQVEHAIISGVAHDVSEAKITVVGVPDKPGEAAAIFRAIANAEVNIDMVVQNVSAASTGLTDISFTLPKAEGRKAIDALERTKATIGFDSLRYDDQIAKISLVGAGMKTNPGVTAGFFEALSDAGVNIELISTSEIRISVVTRADDVNEAVRAVHTAFGLDSDSDEAVVYGGTGR, encoded by the coding sequence GTGGGCCTTGTCGTGCAGAAGTACGGAGGCTCCTCCGTAGCCGATGCCGAGGGCATCAAGCGGGTCGCCAAGCGAATCGTCGATGCCAAGAAGAACGGCAACCAAGTGGTTGTCGTGGTGTCAGCGATGGGCGACACGACGGACGAGCTGATCGATCTCGCCGAGCAGGTATCCCCGATTCCTGCCGGGCGTGAATTCGACATGCTGCTGACCGCGGGAGAGCGGATCTCCATGGCCCTGCTGGCCATGGCGATCAAAAACCTGGGCCACGAGGCCCAGTCGTTCACCGGCAGTCAGGCCGGTGTCATCACCGACTCGGTTCACAACAAAGCGCGGATCATCGATGTCACGCCGGGGCGGATTCGTACCGCGCTCGACGAGGGCAATATCGCGATCGTCGCCGGTTTCCAGGGTGTGTCCCAGGACAAGAAGGACATCACCACGCTGGGCCGGGGCGGATCCGACACCACCGCCGTCGCACTCGCGGCCGCGCTGGATGCCGAGGTCTGCGAGATCTACACCGATGTGGACGGTGTCTTCACCGCCGACCCGAGGGTCGTGAAGAAGGCCCGGAAGATCGACTGGATCTCCTTCGAGGACATGCTGGAGCTGGCCGCGTCCGGCTCCAAGGTGCTGCTGCACCGCTGTGTGGAGTACGCACGCCGATACGACATTCCGATCCACGTCCGCTCGTCCTTCTCCGGACTGCGCGGCACCTGGGTCAGCAACGAGCCGCAAGGGGACCAGCAGGTGGAGCACGCCATCATCTCCGGAGTCGCCCACGACGTCTCCGAGGCCAAGATCACCGTTGTCGGCGTCCCCGACAAGCCGGGCGAGGCCGCCGCGATCTTCCGCGCCATCGCGAACGCGGAAGTGAACATCGACATGGTGGTGCAGAACGTCTCCGCCGCGTCGACGGGGCTGACGGACATCTCCTTCACGCTTCCCAAGGCCGAGGGCCGCAAGGCCATCGACGCCCTGGAGCGGACCAAGGCCACCATCGGCTTCGACTCGCTGCGCTACGACGACCAGATCGCCAAGATCTCCCTGGTCGGCGCGGGTATGAAGACGAACCCGGGCGTCACGGCAGGCTTCTTCGAGGCGCTGTCCGACGCGGGCGTGAACATCGAGCTGATCTCGACCTCCGAGATCCGTATCTCGGTGGTCACCCGAGCCGACGACGTCAACGAGGCCGTGCGCGCCGTGCACACCGCCTTCGGCCTCGACAGCGACTCCGACGAGGCCGTCGTGTACGGGGGCACCGGACGATGA
- a CDS encoding aspartate-semialdehyde dehydrogenase, giving the protein MTARRPSLAVVGATGVIGGVMLQILSQHADVWGEVKLIASPRSAGRKLVVRGEETEVLALGEDVFDGVDVALFLVPDEVSARWGPLAASKGAVVIDDSAAFRLDDDVPLVVPEINPHAVRLRSRGIVASPNCTTLSLIVAVGALHAEFGLRELIVSSYQAVSGAGRDGVAALREQLSLVAGTELGTHPGDVRRALGDDGGSPFAAPVALNVVPWAGTDAGDGWSSEELAIREECRKILDLPDLKVAATCVYVPVVATHSMSVHARFESEVAVDRAHEILATAPGVVLFDSPASGDFPTPSDVVGTDPTWVGRVRRSMDDSRALEMFICGDNRRKGAALNVAQIAESVAAEFPRG; this is encoded by the coding sequence ATGACCGCCCGCCGCCCTTCGCTCGCGGTCGTCGGCGCGACCGGGGTGATCGGTGGCGTCATGCTCCAGATCCTTTCGCAGCACGCGGATGTCTGGGGCGAGGTGAAGCTGATCGCCTCACCGCGTTCGGCCGGCCGCAAGCTGGTCGTACGCGGTGAGGAGACCGAGGTCCTCGCGCTCGGCGAGGACGTGTTCGACGGCGTCGACGTGGCCCTGTTCCTGGTGCCGGACGAGGTGTCCGCCCGGTGGGGGCCGCTCGCCGCGTCCAAGGGCGCCGTGGTCATCGACGACTCGGCGGCCTTCCGGCTGGACGACGACGTGCCGCTGGTCGTCCCCGAGATCAACCCGCACGCCGTACGGCTCCGCTCGCGCGGCATCGTCGCCTCCCCGAACTGCACCACGCTGTCGCTGATCGTCGCGGTCGGCGCGCTGCACGCCGAGTTCGGGCTGCGGGAGCTGATCGTCTCCTCGTACCAGGCGGTGAGCGGCGCGGGCCGTGACGGTGTCGCCGCCCTGCGCGAACAGCTGTCGCTGGTGGCCGGTACGGAGCTGGGTACGCACCCCGGCGACGTACGGCGGGCACTCGGCGACGACGGCGGGAGCCCCTTCGCCGCACCCGTGGCCCTGAACGTCGTGCCATGGGCCGGGACCGATGCCGGGGACGGCTGGTCGTCCGAGGAGCTGGCGATCCGCGAGGAGTGCCGCAAGATCCTGGACCTGCCGGATCTGAAGGTCGCGGCGACCTGTGTGTACGTCCCCGTCGTCGCGACGCACTCGATGTCCGTCCATGCGCGCTTCGAGAGCGAGGTCGCCGTCGACCGGGCGCACGAGATCCTGGCGACCGCCCCCGGCGTGGTGCTGTTCGACAGCCCGGCCTCCGGCGATTTCCCCACGCCTTCCGACGTGGTGGGAACCGATCCGACCTGGGTCGGGCGGGTGCGGCGCTCAATGGACGATTCGCGCGCACTCGAAATGTTCATTTGTGGCGACAATCGGCGCAAAGGGGCCGCTTTGAACGTCGCTCAGATCGCAGAATCCGTGGCCGCCGAATTCCCCCGGGGCTGA
- a CDS encoding SigE family RNA polymerase sigma factor encodes MPVIAPMPAARPARLPSQREGAEETVAAGTTVDHLTETYRAHYRSLLGLAALLLDDTASCEDVVQEAFIRVHSARNRVREPEKTLAYLRQTVVNLSRSALRRRILGLKLLSKPMPDMASAEEGAYDQLERDALIKAMKGLQRRQREVLVLRYFADMTEAQVAETLGVSLGSVKAYGSRGIAALRVVMEAQA; translated from the coding sequence ATGCCGGTGATCGCGCCCATGCCCGCTGCGCGCCCGGCGCGGCTGCCGTCGCAGCGCGAGGGCGCTGAGGAGACGGTGGCAGCGGGAACCACGGTCGACCATCTGACCGAGACCTATCGCGCCCACTACCGTTCGCTGCTCGGCCTCGCCGCCCTGCTGCTGGACGACACCGCGTCCTGTGAGGACGTGGTGCAGGAGGCGTTCATCCGCGTGCACTCCGCGCGCAACCGGGTACGGGAACCGGAGAAGACGCTCGCGTACCTCCGGCAGACCGTCGTCAACCTCTCCCGCTCCGCGCTGCGCCGCCGCATCCTCGGGCTGAAGCTGCTCTCCAAGCCCATGCCGGACATGGCGAGCGCCGAGGAGGGCGCGTACGACCAGCTGGAGCGGGACGCGCTGATCAAGGCCATGAAGGGGCTGCAACGGCGCCAGCGTGAGGTGCTGGTGCTGCGCTACTTCGCGGACATGACGGAGGCGCAGGTCGCGGAGACGCTGGGGGTTTCGCTGGGCTCGGTCAAGGCGTACGGCTCGCGCGGTATCGCGGCCCTGCGCGTCGTGATGGAGGCGCAGGCATGA